From a single Paraburkholderia edwinii genomic region:
- a CDS encoding glycogen/starch/alpha-glucan phosphorylase — MTAVDLEFDQLNSTVDALRRSISNRMMYGVGKDAVTARPQDWLHAAALAVRDRLVARWMKTTREQYEQDVKRVYYLSMEFLIGRTFTNALLALGIYDQMKEALASLGVDMEALTDLEPDAALGNGGLGRLAACFLDSMATLGIPGFGYGIRYEYGMFRQQILNGEQVETPDYWLRAGNPWEFPRPEVQYIVHFGGRTVQRNDHIEWIETQHVNAMAYDTVIPGYATSATNTLRLWSARATEELDLSAFNQGDYRRAVDAKNMSENVSRLLYPDDSTSAGRELRLRQEYFFVSATMQDLIRRYLRTHSTFGRFAEKVAVHLNDTHPVLAIPELMRLLVDVHRVPWDKAWKDVQQVFSYTNHTLMPEALETWDVETLARLLPRHLEIIFEINAEFLKRVSEHSGHDVDMIRRISLVDEYGQRRVRMAHLAIVASQKVNGVSKLHSQLMTRDIFADFARMFPERFTNVTNGVTPRRWLAQASPSMSSLIDRQIGAHWRRDLFELAKLRDLKNDSAFVDAFREAKRQNKQRLVQRLSEHTKIGFDPDALFDLQVKRIHEYKRQLLNVLHVIVRYNRILAEPQRDWVPRVVMFAGKAASAYRMAKTIIKLIGDVGAKVNNDPVIGDRLKVVFVPNYGVSVAELIIPAADLSEQISMAGTEASGTGNMKLALNGALTIGTLDGANIEICDAVGRENIFIFGHTADEVDNLRATGYRPRQLYEDDPELRMALDQIRTGFFSPDDPLRFSDIFHTLVDWGDHYMVLADFAAFAKAQDEVDRRFVDARGWAASAIENVAGMGLFSSDRTIAEYARDIWQVKPLDME; from the coding sequence ATGACAGCGGTGGATCTGGAATTCGACCAGCTCAACAGCACCGTCGACGCGCTACGGCGCTCGATTTCGAATCGCATGATGTACGGCGTCGGCAAGGATGCCGTCACCGCGCGTCCGCAAGACTGGCTGCACGCCGCCGCGCTCGCCGTGCGCGACCGGCTCGTCGCGCGCTGGATGAAAACCACGCGCGAGCAATACGAGCAGGACGTCAAGCGCGTCTATTACCTGTCGATGGAATTTCTGATCGGCCGCACGTTTACGAACGCGTTGCTCGCGCTCGGCATCTACGACCAGATGAAGGAGGCGCTCGCAAGCCTCGGCGTCGATATGGAAGCGCTGACCGATCTCGAGCCCGACGCGGCGCTCGGCAACGGCGGCCTGGGCCGTCTGGCCGCGTGCTTTCTCGATTCGATGGCCACGCTCGGTATTCCGGGCTTCGGCTACGGCATCCGCTACGAGTACGGGATGTTCCGCCAGCAGATCCTCAATGGCGAGCAGGTCGAAACCCCGGACTACTGGCTGCGCGCCGGCAACCCATGGGAGTTTCCGCGTCCCGAAGTGCAGTACATCGTGCATTTCGGCGGCCGCACTGTGCAGCGCAACGACCATATCGAATGGATCGAAACGCAGCATGTGAACGCCATGGCGTACGACACGGTCATTCCCGGCTACGCGACGAGCGCGACCAATACGCTGCGCCTGTGGTCCGCGCGCGCGACCGAAGAGCTCGATCTGTCCGCGTTCAACCAGGGCGATTACCGCCGCGCGGTCGACGCGAAAAACATGTCGGAGAATGTCTCGCGCCTGCTGTATCCGGACGATTCGACATCGGCCGGACGCGAACTACGCTTGCGGCAGGAGTACTTCTTCGTCTCGGCGACGATGCAGGATCTGATTCGCCGCTATCTGCGCACGCACAGCACGTTCGGCCGCTTCGCGGAGAAGGTCGCGGTGCATCTGAACGACACGCACCCGGTGCTGGCGATTCCCGAGTTGATGCGGCTGCTGGTCGACGTGCATCGCGTGCCTTGGGACAAAGCGTGGAAAGACGTGCAGCAGGTGTTCTCGTACACGAACCACACGCTGATGCCCGAGGCGCTCGAAACCTGGGACGTCGAAACGCTCGCGCGTCTGTTGCCGCGACACCTTGAAATCATCTTCGAGATCAATGCGGAGTTTCTGAAGCGCGTCAGTGAGCATTCGGGCCATGACGTCGATATGATCCGCCGCATTTCGCTGGTCGACGAATACGGGCAGCGGCGCGTCCGGATGGCGCATCTCGCGATTGTCGCGAGCCAGAAGGTCAACGGTGTGTCGAAGCTGCATTCGCAACTAATGACGCGCGATATCTTCGCCGACTTCGCGCGCATGTTCCCCGAGCGCTTTACGAACGTGACGAACGGCGTGACGCCACGGCGCTGGCTCGCGCAGGCGAGCCCGTCGATGTCGTCGCTGATCGACCGGCAGATCGGCGCGCACTGGCGCCGCGATCTGTTCGAGCTGGCGAAGCTGCGCGACCTGAAAAACGATTCCGCGTTCGTCGATGCGTTCCGCGAAGCGAAGCGGCAAAACAAGCAGCGTCTCGTGCAGCGCCTGTCCGAGCATACGAAGATCGGCTTCGATCCGGATGCGCTATTCGACCTGCAGGTCAAACGGATTCACGAATACAAGCGGCAGTTGCTGAACGTGCTGCATGTGATCGTGCGTTACAACCGGATTCTCGCGGAGCCGCAACGCGACTGGGTGCCGCGCGTCGTGATGTTCGCCGGCAAGGCCGCGTCCGCGTACCGGATGGCGAAGACGATTATCAAGCTGATCGGCGACGTCGGCGCGAAGGTGAATAACGATCCGGTGATCGGCGATCGTCTGAAGGTGGTGTTCGTGCCGAACTATGGCGTGAGCGTCGCGGAGCTGATCATTCCGGCCGCCGATCTGTCCGAGCAGATTTCGATGGCGGGCACCGAGGCGTCGGGCACCGGCAACATGAAGCTCGCGTTGAACGGCGCGCTGACGATCGGCACGCTCGACGGCGCGAACATCGAGATTTGCGATGCGGTGGGCCGCGAGAACATCTTTATCTTCGGCCACACCGCCGACGAAGTGGACAATCTGCGCGCGACCGGTTACAGGCCGCGTCAGCTGTACGAAGACGACCCGGAATTGCGCATGGCGCTCGACCAGATTCGCACCGGGTTTTTCTCGCCCGACGATCCGCTGCGGTTTTCGGACATCTTCCACACGCTCGTCGATTGGGGCGATCACTATATGGTGCTCGCCGATTTCGCGGCGTTTGCGAAGGCGCAGGATGAAGTCGACCGGCGCTTCGTCGATGCGCGCGGCTGGGCCGCGAGTGCGATCGAGAACGTGGCCGGCATGGGTCTGTTTTCGTCGGATCGCACGATTGCCGAGTATGCGCGCGATATCTGGCAGGTGAAGCCGCTCGATATGGAGTGA
- a CDS encoding aldehyde dehydrogenase has translation MKTYSHFIDGQYVEPVDGEWMDTINPYTGEAWARIPKGSAKDVDRAVQAAKRAMSSGPYAKMTASERGKMMLRLADLVAANAQRLAEIEVRDNGKLLSEMRGQLNYHPEWWRYFGGIADKLEGGVVPLDKPDHFAFTTHEPVGVVGALTAWNSPLMFVAWKCAPAIAAGCSVVVKPSEFTSASTLEFAALTKEAGFPDGVFNVVAGLGPTVGSALVDHPDVAKITFTGSDATGAAIYAQAARTMKRVTLELGGKSPNIVFDDADLDKAASGAISGIFAATGQTCIAGSRLLVQNSIKDAFTKRLIELGGSARKGDPMDPQTNIGPVTTPAQYKKVLDYIDIAKAEGAHCVLGGQAASGLPGGQFVEPTIFVDVTPAMRIAREEVFGPVLSIIGFDDEEEAIRLANDTIYGLAAGVWTENIGRAMRMSKALKAGTVWVNTYRAVSYMMPFGGMKHSGIGRESGIEAVRHYLETKSTWISYAEGVPSNPFVMR, from the coding sequence ATGAAAACCTACAGCCATTTCATCGATGGTCAATACGTCGAGCCAGTCGATGGGGAATGGATGGATACCATCAATCCGTACACGGGCGAGGCATGGGCGCGCATTCCCAAAGGCAGCGCAAAAGACGTGGATCGCGCGGTACAAGCGGCGAAACGGGCGATGTCGTCGGGGCCGTATGCGAAGATGACCGCATCCGAGCGCGGAAAAATGATGCTGCGCCTCGCCGACCTGGTTGCCGCGAACGCGCAGCGTCTGGCGGAAATCGAAGTGCGCGATAACGGCAAGCTGCTGTCCGAGATGCGCGGTCAGCTGAACTATCACCCTGAATGGTGGCGCTACTTTGGCGGCATCGCCGACAAGCTCGAAGGCGGAGTCGTGCCGCTCGACAAGCCGGATCACTTCGCCTTCACGACGCATGAACCGGTGGGCGTGGTGGGCGCGCTGACCGCGTGGAATTCGCCGCTGATGTTTGTCGCGTGGAAGTGCGCGCCGGCGATCGCGGCGGGCTGTTCAGTGGTGGTGAAGCCTTCGGAGTTTACGTCGGCTTCGACGCTGGAATTCGCGGCGCTGACGAAGGAGGCGGGCTTTCCCGACGGCGTGTTCAACGTGGTGGCGGGGCTCGGGCCGACGGTCGGGTCGGCGCTGGTCGACCATCCGGATGTCGCCAAGATCACGTTCACGGGTTCGGATGCGACGGGCGCGGCGATCTATGCGCAGGCCGCCCGAACCATGAAGCGCGTCACGCTGGAACTGGGCGGCAAATCGCCGAATATCGTGTTCGACGATGCGGACCTCGACAAGGCCGCGAGCGGCGCGATCTCCGGTATCTTCGCGGCGACCGGACAGACCTGTATCGCCGGCTCGCGGCTGCTGGTGCAGAACTCGATCAAGGATGCGTTTACGAAGCGTCTCATCGAACTGGGCGGGTCGGCCAGGAAGGGCGATCCGATGGACCCGCAGACGAATATCGGGCCGGTCACGACGCCTGCGCAATACAAGAAAGTGCTCGACTACATCGACATCGCAAAGGCCGAAGGTGCGCATTGCGTGCTTGGCGGCCAGGCGGCAAGCGGGTTGCCCGGCGGCCAGTTCGTGGAGCCGACGATCTTTGTCGATGTGACGCCGGCGATGCGCATTGCGCGTGAAGAAGTGTTCGGGCCCGTGCTGTCGATTATCGGATTCGACGATGAGGAAGAGGCGATTCGCCTCGCCAACGACACGATCTACGGGCTTGCCGCGGGTGTCTGGACCGAAAACATCGGCAGGGCGATGCGCATGTCGAAGGCGCTGAAGGCGGGCACGGTGTGGGTGAACACCTATCGCGCAGTCAGTTACATGATGCCGTTTGGCGGCATGAAGCATTCCGGCATTGGCCGCGAAAGCGGCATCGAGGCCGTCCGGCACTACCTGGAAACCAAGAGCACCTGGATTTCCTATGCCGAAGGCGTGCCATCGAATCCGTTTGTTATGCGCTGA
- a CDS encoding carboxylesterase/lipase family protein gives MKSVAALAAGATLPMLSSCASTSASVAANPIAETHAGKLRGSNIAGVDVFKGVRYADSPAGGNRFLPPQPVSAWAGVKDATAFGASAPQSLESLSPLNSWYAALQPQSEDCLFLNVFAPSSQRTSAKRPVMVWLHGGAWSNCAGTAPGFDGTNLARNGDVVVVTVNHRLNVFGYLYLGDKDTRFADSANAGLLDVVASLRWVRDNIAAFGGNPDNVTLFGQSGGAAKVAAMMDFPAARGLFHKAVIESCSGGIHLESRDEAAKQAYQLGARLGIADLDPLKLQAVPMEQLIAAMKPVRDPFRPVVDGRGFTRHPFDPGAPAQSAGMPVLIGNAATEMTLYMAADPRNFSVDLTEVTRRTALLLKQSPASAARIVDAYRAAQPNATPGELLAALSTDYVFRRNTTRIAALQSAQAPVYDYVFNWKTPVMNGNLQSPHTVEVPFVFGTVDAARGLLGSGPELSRLSGEVMGAWTAFARTGNPNTGAMPEWEPYDTTRRATMMIDTESRIESDPGGVARHALDGLPPYEYSMDRNSVVRPSRA, from the coding sequence TTGAAGAGCGTCGCGGCGCTCGCCGCCGGTGCGACGCTCCCCATGCTGTCCTCGTGCGCATCGACGTCTGCGTCCGTTGCTGCGAACCCGATCGCCGAGACCCATGCCGGCAAGCTGCGCGGAAGCAATATTGCAGGGGTCGATGTATTCAAGGGCGTTCGCTATGCCGATAGCCCCGCAGGAGGTAACCGGTTTTTGCCGCCGCAGCCGGTGTCAGCCTGGGCCGGTGTAAAAGATGCGACCGCCTTCGGCGCATCCGCGCCGCAATCGCTTGAATCGCTAAGCCCGCTAAACAGCTGGTATGCGGCGTTGCAGCCGCAGAGCGAAGATTGCCTGTTTCTGAATGTATTCGCGCCGTCAAGTCAACGCACTTCGGCGAAACGCCCCGTGATGGTGTGGTTGCACGGCGGTGCGTGGTCAAATTGCGCCGGCACGGCGCCCGGCTTTGACGGCACGAACCTCGCACGCAATGGCGATGTCGTGGTCGTCACGGTCAATCATCGGCTCAACGTATTCGGTTATCTCTATCTCGGCGACAAAGACACACGTTTCGCCGATTCGGCAAACGCGGGACTTCTGGATGTGGTCGCAAGCCTTCGCTGGGTACGCGACAACATCGCCGCGTTTGGCGGCAACCCTGACAATGTCACGCTGTTCGGCCAATCAGGCGGCGCGGCGAAAGTGGCGGCCATGATGGACTTTCCCGCTGCGCGCGGTCTGTTTCATAAGGCCGTGATCGAAAGCTGCTCGGGCGGAATTCATCTCGAGAGCCGGGACGAAGCCGCGAAGCAGGCTTATCAATTAGGAGCGCGCCTCGGCATCGCGGATCTCGACCCGCTCAAGCTGCAGGCCGTGCCGATGGAACAGCTGATCGCCGCGATGAAGCCGGTGCGCGATCCGTTCCGGCCAGTCGTCGATGGTCGCGGCTTTACGCGGCATCCGTTCGACCCGGGCGCACCCGCGCAATCGGCAGGCATGCCCGTGCTGATCGGCAACGCGGCGACCGAGATGACGCTCTATATGGCGGCCGATCCGCGCAATTTCTCAGTCGACCTGACTGAGGTGACAAGGCGCACGGCGCTGCTGCTGAAGCAAAGCCCGGCATCGGCCGCGCGCATTGTGGATGCGTACCGCGCTGCGCAGCCGAACGCAACGCCTGGCGAACTGCTTGCCGCGCTGAGCACCGACTACGTGTTTCGCCGCAATACGACGCGCATCGCCGCGCTGCAGTCGGCGCAGGCGCCCGTCTACGATTACGTGTTCAACTGGAAGACGCCGGTGATGAACGGCAATCTGCAGTCGCCGCATACGGTCGAGGTGCCGTTCGTGTTCGGCACGGTCGACGCGGCACGTGGGCTTCTCGGCAGTGGGCCCGAGCTTTCGCGTCTATCTGGCGAGGTGATGGGCGCGTGGACGGCATTCGCGCGTACGGGTAACCCGAATACCGGTGCGATGCCGGAATGGGAGCCGTATGACACGACGCGCCGCGCGACCATGATGATCGATACGGAGAGCCGTATCGAGAGCGATCCGGGTGGTGTTGCGCGACACGCACTCGATGGATTGCCGCCCTACGAGTACAGCATGGACCGCAATAGCGTGGTGCGGCCGTCGCGGGCTTAG
- a CDS encoding sugar-binding transcriptional regulator produces METDELTRLATLYYVDGLTQEDLSKTFSISRAKVGRLLKRAQEEGIVEIRVRHHPRDTSELEQQLVTRFKLERAIVSVNHKDQDKQRELLAGLVASHLDRILSDGMIVAVGMGRNISSISQHAISSTRRSCQFVCAIGGAYRGGEAMNADHICRRLAARFGGESETLYAPALVVDPQAREALLQNDTVKQTLDHARRAQLALIGIGDINEDSNMVRMGWFTPEEIVAVRQLGAVGDMMGYDFIDLAGQPSRTPFADRVIGLSFEDLVRIPNVIAVASEITKTTAVLGALRTGAIDTLATTEAIAQSVLSLDGATRPRQGAGVTESAT; encoded by the coding sequence ATGGAAACCGACGAACTGACACGCCTTGCCACCCTCTACTATGTCGATGGGCTCACTCAGGAAGATCTGTCGAAGACATTCTCCATTTCGCGGGCCAAGGTCGGGCGTTTGCTCAAGCGGGCGCAGGAAGAGGGCATTGTCGAAATCCGCGTCCGGCATCATCCGCGCGATACGAGCGAACTCGAACAGCAACTCGTCACGCGCTTCAAGCTTGAACGCGCGATCGTTTCGGTCAATCACAAGGACCAGGACAAACAGCGGGAATTGCTGGCCGGGCTCGTCGCGAGCCATCTCGATCGCATTCTGTCGGACGGCATGATCGTCGCGGTGGGGATGGGGCGCAACATCAGCTCGATTTCACAGCACGCGATTTCATCGACGCGCCGTTCCTGCCAGTTTGTCTGCGCGATCGGCGGCGCGTATCGCGGCGGCGAAGCCATGAATGCCGACCATATCTGCCGGCGGCTCGCGGCGCGCTTCGGCGGCGAAAGCGAAACACTGTATGCGCCGGCGCTGGTCGTCGATCCGCAGGCTCGCGAGGCGTTGCTGCAAAACGATACGGTCAAGCAGACGCTCGACCACGCGCGGCGCGCCCAACTCGCGCTGATCGGTATCGGCGACATCAATGAAGACAGCAACATGGTGCGCATGGGGTGGTTCACGCCCGAAGAAATCGTCGCCGTGCGGCAGCTCGGCGCGGTCGGCGACATGATGGGCTACGACTTCATCGATCTCGCTGGGCAACCGTCGCGCACACCGTTCGCGGACCGTGTGATTGGCCTGTCGTTCGAGGATCTCGTGCGCATTCCCAACGTCATCGCGGTGGCCAGCGAGATCACGAAAACCACAGCGGTGCTTGGCGCGCTGCGCACCGGCGCGATCGATACGCTGGCTACGACAGAGGCCATCGCGCAGTCGGTGCTGAGTCTCGATGGCGCGACGCGGCCACGGCAAGGGGCCGGCGTGACGGAGAGCGCGACTTAG
- the rpiB gene encoding ribose 5-phosphate isomerase B, whose product MKIAIGCDEAAYDLKEILLAHLRERGVDVTDFGTYNAQPVIYPDIAFTVAERVVTGEYNRAVLLCGTGIGMAISANKVPGIRAAQCHDTYSAERASRSNDAQIVTLGARVVGPELAKTIVDTFLAAQFDGGRSTPKVQRIQQYETELHAKEDERAAGGDRIPG is encoded by the coding sequence ATGAAGATTGCCATCGGGTGTGACGAGGCCGCCTACGACCTGAAGGAGATACTGCTGGCCCACCTGCGGGAGCGAGGTGTCGACGTGACGGATTTCGGCACCTATAATGCGCAGCCTGTCATCTATCCCGACATTGCGTTTACGGTGGCGGAGCGTGTCGTCACCGGCGAATACAACCGTGCGGTATTGCTGTGCGGCACGGGCATCGGCATGGCGATTTCGGCCAACAAGGTGCCGGGCATTCGCGCCGCGCAGTGCCACGATACGTATTCGGCCGAGCGGGCGAGCCGCAGCAACGACGCGCAGATCGTGACGCTTGGCGCGCGAGTCGTGGGCCCGGAACTGGCGAAGACCATTGTCGATACCTTCCTCGCCGCGCAGTTCGACGGCGGCCGCTCGACGCCCAAGGTGCAGCGCATCCAGCAATATGAGACCGAGCTCCATGCGAAAGAGGACGAGCGCGCCGCGGGCGGTGACCGAATACCGGGCTGA
- a CDS encoding ABC transporter permease: MNRPSTSLLSGRRKHADSPADASASRERPERLRRMFPVLLLAVLCIAFSISSRRFLTPGNALIVLQQAVVLAVAALGMTFVVIAGSIDLSVGSIVALAALAAAASSNALGVFAIVPAALVGLACGFVNGVVVAKGKVPSFIVTLGTMVVFRGVVLYFTRGAPVSIESESFLDFYSGRSLSVPNAVWIALGVVVLGWGALRFTVFARELKATGGGERVARLTGIRIDRVKIVMFTLLGLLCGVAGLLQSARAMAATSQLGEGLELDVIAAVVVGGTPLTGGLGSVQGTILGVLIITILSNGMNMAGVDPYLQSIVKGVVLIAAVFVTIDRKKIGIIK; this comes from the coding sequence ATGAACCGCCCGTCTACCTCCCTGCTTTCCGGCCGGCGCAAGCACGCCGACAGTCCGGCTGACGCCAGTGCCTCGCGCGAGCGGCCGGAACGGCTGCGGCGCATGTTTCCGGTGCTGCTGCTGGCCGTGCTGTGCATCGCCTTCTCGATCAGCTCGCGACGCTTCCTGACGCCCGGCAATGCGCTGATCGTGCTGCAGCAGGCGGTCGTGCTGGCCGTCGCCGCGCTCGGCATGACCTTCGTTGTGATCGCCGGGTCGATCGATCTGTCGGTCGGCTCGATCGTCGCGCTGGCCGCGCTGGCCGCCGCGGCGAGTTCGAATGCGCTCGGCGTGTTCGCGATCGTGCCGGCTGCGCTGGTCGGCCTCGCGTGCGGCTTTGTGAATGGCGTGGTGGTCGCGAAGGGAAAGGTGCCGTCGTTCATCGTGACGCTGGGCACGATGGTCGTGTTTCGCGGCGTCGTGCTGTATTTCACGCGCGGCGCACCGGTGTCGATCGAGAGCGAAAGCTTCCTCGATTTCTATTCGGGCCGCTCTCTCTCAGTACCGAACGCCGTGTGGATCGCGCTCGGCGTGGTGGTGCTCGGCTGGGGCGCGCTGCGCTTCACGGTGTTCGCGCGCGAGCTGAAAGCGACGGGCGGCGGCGAGCGCGTGGCACGGCTGACCGGCATCCGCATCGATCGGGTCAAGATCGTCATGTTCACGCTGCTCGGCCTGTTGTGCGGCGTCGCCGGCCTGCTGCAGAGCGCGCGCGCAATGGCGGCCACGTCGCAGCTCGGCGAGGGGCTCGAACTCGATGTGATCGCCGCGGTGGTGGTGGGCGGCACGCCGCTCACGGGCGGGCTCGGCAGTGTGCAGGGCACGATACTCGGCGTGCTGATCATTACGATCCTGTCGAACGGCATGAACATGGCGGGCGTCGATCCGTATCTCCAGAGCATCGTCAAGGGCGTCGTGCTGATCGCCGCGGTATTCGTGACGATCGACCGGAAGAAGATCGGGATCATCAAATAG
- a CDS encoding sugar ABC transporter ATP-binding protein, with translation MTLVAEHINKRFGSTVALQDVSIALAPNEVHALVGENGAGKSTLLRILAGAERPDDGAMRLADAHYAPHGTRDAERHGVALVHQEITINPSLTVAENIFIDRLSRFTRYGFMQRKALERAAQEVLDSFDAGILVSAGLGRLDLGQWKCIEIARALSHAPRILFLDEATAFLGHREVDALLTAIHTLKSRGLSVAFVSHHLSEVTEVADRLTILKDGKLAGSAKVAEITPAEIHARMVGRDISGHLFPPKAQRPPVDVVLGVQGVSVAGRLDDVRLDVHGGEIVGLAGLKGSGGEALLELAMGVLAPQRGALALGARAYAPKHPDAAWRAGVAYLPGDRTGEGLIADFSVLDNVVMARPPQRLGWFDAREAHRNASELGTRLKIKAAHPDIACRTLSGGNLQKVVLAKCLHVAPRLLLLNNPTRGVDIGARIEIYRVIRALADEGVAVLLVSDDLPELIGLSDRLAVMRGGRIEHTFAAGDTPDETTIVRHMT, from the coding sequence ATGACCCTGGTCGCCGAGCACATCAACAAGCGCTTCGGCAGCACCGTCGCGCTTCAGGACGTTTCGATCGCGCTTGCGCCGAACGAGGTGCACGCGCTGGTCGGCGAGAACGGCGCCGGCAAATCGACGCTGCTCCGGATTCTCGCCGGCGCCGAGCGGCCCGACGACGGCGCGATGCGGCTTGCCGACGCGCACTACGCACCGCACGGCACGCGCGATGCCGAGCGCCACGGCGTCGCGCTCGTCCACCAGGAAATCACGATCAATCCGTCTTTGACAGTGGCGGAAAACATCTTTATCGATCGGCTCAGCCGCTTTACGCGTTATGGCTTTATGCAGCGCAAGGCGCTCGAGCGGGCCGCGCAGGAGGTGCTCGACAGCTTCGACGCGGGTATCCTGGTGTCGGCCGGGCTCGGGCGCCTCGATCTCGGGCAATGGAAATGCATCGAGATCGCGCGGGCGCTGTCGCACGCGCCACGCATCCTGTTTCTCGACGAAGCGACGGCTTTTCTCGGCCACCGCGAGGTCGACGCGCTGCTCACGGCGATTCATACGCTCAAGTCGCGCGGGTTGTCGGTCGCGTTCGTCTCGCATCACCTGAGCGAGGTGACCGAGGTGGCCGATCGCCTGACCATCCTCAAGGATGGCAAGCTCGCCGGCAGCGCGAAGGTCGCGGAGATCACGCCCGCGGAAATCCATGCGCGCATGGTCGGCCGCGATATTTCGGGCCACCTGTTTCCGCCGAAGGCGCAACGGCCGCCGGTGGACGTCGTGCTGGGCGTGCAAGGCGTGAGCGTCGCGGGCCGCCTCGACGATGTGCGCCTCGATGTGCATGGCGGCGAGATCGTTGGCCTCGCGGGGCTCAAGGGCAGCGGCGGCGAGGCGCTGCTCGAACTCGCGATGGGCGTGCTGGCGCCGCAGCGCGGCGCGCTGGCGCTCGGTGCGCGCGCGTACGCGCCGAAGCATCCCGATGCGGCGTGGCGCGCTGGTGTCGCCTATCTGCCGGGCGACCGCACCGGTGAAGGGCTGATCGCCGACTTTAGCGTGCTCGACAACGTCGTGATGGCGCGGCCGCCGCAGCGCCTCGGCTGGTTCGATGCGCGCGAGGCGCATCGCAACGCGAGCGAACTCGGCACACGCCTCAAGATCAAGGCCGCGCATCCGGATATCGCCTGCCGCACGCTCAGCGGCGGCAACCTGCAGAAGGTCGTGCTGGCCAAGTGCCTGCACGTCGCGCCGCGGCTGCTGCTGCTCAACAATCCGACGCGCGGGGTCGACATCGGCGCGCGCATCGAGATCTACCGTGTGATTCGCGCGCTCGCCGACGAGGGCGTCGCGGTGCTGCTCGTGAGCGACGATCTGCCCGAACTGATCGGCCTGTCGGACCGTCTCGCCGTGATGCGCGGCGGCCGCATCGAACACACGTTCGCCGCCGGCGATACGCCCGACGAGACCACCATCGTCCGCCATATGACCTGA
- a CDS encoding ABC transporter substrate-binding protein, whose protein sequence is MQASKRRSLKYLTSIALLPLAAGVRAAEQKVRIGVVVPTLDAQFWNNYIDFMKQGASQLGVDLTVLNADNKPDRMVSSLEDLTAQKVDGIIFTPYWSTAVPGLTLAKNAGIPVILTDSYPDFSPQTPRFPNYIAFIGPSDEEAGYQMALKLFAAVPAGANGKKVIGVVNGTAGTSVAIDRRKGLGRALKAHPEVVVAGEVDGNFVRDTSQTAFESLYQGHPDIKGVWAANGGTATGVMAALRNAGKVPGKDVYVVAMDLNPENVEAVKRGELLFDIGGHWLQGGFALVMLFDQIKGKPVSKQNDTVKLNLLPLTREQVPEFEKDFPHGIPSYDFRKHSRFYTPNAPAASFDMKYS, encoded by the coding sequence ATGCAGGCCAGCAAACGGCGGTCCCTGAAATACCTGACGAGTATTGCGTTACTGCCGCTTGCCGCCGGCGTGCGCGCGGCGGAGCAGAAGGTCCGCATCGGCGTGGTGGTGCCGACGCTCGACGCGCAGTTCTGGAACAACTACATCGACTTCATGAAGCAGGGCGCCAGCCAGCTCGGTGTCGATCTGACCGTGCTCAACGCGGACAATAAGCCGGACCGCATGGTAAGCAGTCTCGAAGATCTGACCGCGCAGAAAGTCGACGGCATCATCTTCACGCCGTACTGGTCGACGGCGGTGCCGGGACTCACGCTGGCGAAGAATGCGGGCATCCCGGTCATCCTCACGGACTCCTATCCCGACTTCAGCCCGCAGACGCCGCGCTTTCCGAACTACATCGCCTTTATCGGGCCGAGCGACGAGGAGGCCGGCTATCAGATGGCGCTCAAGCTGTTTGCCGCGGTGCCGGCCGGTGCCAACGGAAAGAAGGTGATCGGCGTGGTCAACGGCACGGCCGGCACGTCGGTCGCGATCGACCGGCGCAAGGGCCTCGGGCGCGCGCTGAAGGCGCATCCCGAAGTCGTGGTGGCGGGCGAGGTCGACGGCAACTTCGTGCGCGACACCTCGCAGACCGCGTTCGAATCGCTGTATCAGGGGCATCCCGACATCAAGGGCGTCTGGGCTGCGAATGGCGGCACGGCGACCGGCGTGATGGCCGCGCTCAGGAATGCAGGCAAGGTGCCCGGCAAGGATGTCTATGTCGTGGCGATGGACCTGAATCCTGAAAACGTCGAAGCCGTGAAGCGTGGCGAGCTGCTGTTCGACATCGGCGGACACTGGCTGCAGGGCGGCTTCGCGCTCGTGATGCTGTTCGACCAGATCAAGGGCAAGCCCGTGAGCAAACAGAACGACACGGTCAAGCTGAATCTGCTGCCGCTCACGCGCGAGCAGGTGCCCGAGTTCGAAAAGGACTTCCCGCACGGCATTCCGTCCTACGACTTCCGCAAGCATTCGCGTTTCTATACGCCCAATGCGCCGGCGGCGTCGTTCGACATGAAGTACAGCTAG